CCCAAAATTCAAGAACTTCTCTCGTTGAAACCTCATTTGCCTCAATGAGCTCGATATCTGCTTGAACAGAAGATTCTTCAACTGGATACGAAGGTGCTTCTGGATGCAAAATCTCATTTACGGCCTCTGCATCACCGTTCTGTATCGCTTCAAAATATTCTTCATAAGCATTTTCTGGGCCACTGCTAATAAATGGTACACTGCTACACCCTGCAACTGCGGCTGCACTTGCGGTGGCAACTCCGGTAATGAATTGGCGTCTATTCACCATAGAACCAAATTAAATCTTTAGCATAAAATGAGCGTGTCATAGAAACGTTCTCAATGAAGGAAGCAGGGTGTTGGAACTGTGTC
This genomic stretch from Natranaeroarchaeum aerophilus harbors:
- a CDS encoding TcaA second domain-containing protein — its product is MVNRRQFITGVATASAAAVAGCSSVPFISSGPENAYEEYFEAIQNGDAEAVNEILHPEAPSYPVEESSVQADIELIEANEVSTREVLEFWAEQSGDSGDVTDESVQNQEEHTESRLDEYGADDHAWVLITIEGGEGEQEASVEAIQDGEDWYCYT